One Succinispira mobilis DSM 6222 genomic window carries:
- a CDS encoding lysophospholipid acyltransferase family protein: MISYYMAKLVSKFVCCLPQGMRSFIGVALGHLGWLLVPQWRKKMAIDNISHCLQVDKIQAQQIAKQSVYRFGSMLLEVLYFPKIKQENLSEFVTFKNKDILDQALAEGKGVILATAHYGNWELMAHALALNGYPLLSVARKQNNVAMDRFINEYRSLAGGLVTYKSGVLEMVRYLSEGFCIGLLMDQDAGPDGIMVDFLRKNSSTPKGPAALARLKGAPIVPILIYQERPGKHEIYCYPSMHVTKTSDREADIRKMTEELVEVLQGAVQARPAEWFWLHNRWKTKK; the protein is encoded by the coding sequence ATGATTAGTTACTATATGGCAAAGTTGGTTAGTAAATTTGTCTGTTGCCTACCGCAAGGAATGAGAAGTTTTATTGGCGTTGCCTTAGGTCACTTAGGTTGGCTTTTAGTACCGCAGTGGCGCAAGAAAATGGCTATTGATAATATTAGTCATTGTTTGCAGGTCGATAAAATTCAAGCACAACAAATTGCTAAACAAAGTGTATATCGTTTTGGTAGTATGTTGCTCGAAGTACTGTATTTTCCTAAAATCAAGCAAGAAAATTTGTCTGAATTTGTTACATTTAAAAATAAAGACATTCTCGATCAAGCCTTAGCTGAAGGTAAAGGAGTTATTTTGGCAACAGCGCATTATGGCAATTGGGAATTAATGGCCCATGCCTTAGCCTTAAACGGTTATCCGCTCCTATCAGTAGCACGCAAACAAAATAATGTGGCTATGGATCGATTTATTAATGAATATCGTAGTTTGGCTGGGGGGCTGGTAACTTATAAAAGTGGCGTATTAGAAATGGTACGGTACTTAAGTGAAGGTTTTTGTATTGGCTTATTGATGGATCAAGATGCTGGACCAGATGGAATTATGGTCGACTTTTTGCGGAAAAATTCATCTACGCCCAAGGGACCGGCAGCGCTAGCTAGGTTGAAAGGTGCACCTATTGTACCAATTTTAATCTACCAAGAGCGACCTGGAAAACATGAGATTTATTGTTATCCCAGTATGCATGTAACTAAAACTTCAGATCGTGAAGCAGATATTCGTAAGATGACTGAAGAATTAGTGGAAGTATTACAAGGTGCAGTTCAAGCCAGACCAGCGGAATGGTTTTGGTTACATAATCGGTGGAAAACAAAAAAATAA
- the lpxD gene encoding UDP-3-O-(3-hydroxymyristoyl)glucosamine N-acyltransferase, with amino-acid sequence MKKTLKEIAELLAGKIITGTESLEIVEATSIDTATKQSITFALEEYLEKALASEAGAVIVPETVTVFAKPAIAVANPKEAFAKLAALFAPKVEIESGVHPLAYVHPLAYVHPTAKLGKDVSVRAYAIIEKDAVVGDNCIIFSNAYVGQAAELGENCVLHANSVVREFCILGKRVTLQNGAVVGGDGFGYTTSNRQHTKVPQVGNVVLGDDVEVGCNSCIDRATNYKTSTIIGAGTKIDNLVHLAHNDIVGENCLFVAQVGISGSVTIGDNCTFAGQVGSAGHLQIGDNCVFAARSGITNDIAANSFCAGFPARPHKEWLKLEAYKSKLPDLNAKVKKLEKRLAELEKKS; translated from the coding sequence ATGAAAAAAACTTTAAAAGAAATTGCAGAGTTGCTAGCTGGTAAAATTATAACTGGAACGGAAAGTTTGGAGATTGTTGAGGCAACAAGTATTGATACAGCAACTAAACAAAGTATAACTTTCGCCTTGGAAGAATATCTCGAAAAAGCTCTAGCCAGTGAAGCAGGAGCGGTAATTGTACCAGAAACAGTTACAGTTTTTGCTAAACCAGCAATTGCGGTGGCAAATCCTAAGGAAGCTTTTGCTAAATTGGCAGCTTTGTTTGCACCTAAAGTTGAGATAGAAAGTGGTGTGCATCCTTTAGCCTATGTGCACCCTTTAGCCTATGTGCACCCTACAGCTAAGTTAGGTAAAGATGTTAGTGTGCGTGCCTATGCAATAATTGAAAAAGATGCTGTAGTGGGTGACAATTGTATTATTTTTTCTAATGCTTATGTTGGGCAAGCAGCAGAATTAGGCGAAAATTGTGTATTGCATGCCAATAGTGTGGTGCGCGAATTTTGCATTTTAGGTAAGCGTGTTACCTTACAAAATGGTGCGGTAGTTGGGGGCGATGGTTTTGGCTATACTACCAGTAATCGCCAACATACTAAAGTACCACAAGTTGGCAATGTTGTGTTAGGCGATGATGTTGAAGTAGGTTGCAATTCTTGTATTGACCGTGCAACTAACTATAAAACTAGTACAATAATTGGTGCGGGGACTAAAATCGATAATCTGGTCCACTTAGCGCACAATGATATTGTGGGAGAAAACTGCTTGTTTGTGGCTCAAGTCGGAATTTCTGGCAGCGTGACCATTGGTGATAATTGTACTTTTGCCGGACAAGTAGGCAGTGCAGGACACCTGCAAATTGGTGATAATTGTGTTTTTGCAGCTCGTAGTGGCATTACGAACGACATTGCTGCCAATTCGTTTTGTGCGGGTTTTCCAGCTCGTCCCCATAAAGAGTGGTTAAAATTGGAAGCTTATAAATCAAAGTTGCCAGATTTAAATGCCAAAGTTAAGAAATTGGAAAAAAGATTAGCAGAGTTAGAAAAAAAGAGCTAA
- a CDS encoding OmpH family outer membrane protein, translating to MKKFSRLTILLILVIGLLVSGCAGRNNAIGVVDMEKVATSSEKVKSLQTQMQEKIKLAAEELDKDRQALQPEEFNKKKVAKDAELRGLSQKMQDELEQEVQKIMAEIAKEKNLGAVLVKQGVAQGGVDITDEVIKRLK from the coding sequence GTGAAGAAATTTTCTAGACTTACAATATTATTAATTTTGGTTATAGGGTTGTTAGTATCAGGTTGTGCGGGACGCAATAATGCAATTGGTGTTGTTGATATGGAAAAAGTAGCGACAAGCAGTGAAAAAGTTAAATCTTTACAAACTCAAATGCAAGAGAAAATTAAACTAGCAGCTGAAGAACTGGACAAAGATCGTCAAGCTCTGCAACCAGAAGAGTTTAACAAAAAGAAAGTAGCTAAAGATGCCGAACTAAGAGGCCTAAGCCAAAAAATGCAAGATGAGTTAGAACAAGAAGTGCAAAAAATCATGGCGGAAATTGCCAAAGAAAAAAATCTTGGCGCAGTATTAGTTAAGCAAGGTGTGGCTCAAGGTGGCGTTGATATTACAGACGAAGTTATAAAAAGGCTGAAATAG
- a CDS encoding OmpH family outer membrane protein: MSMDKLRDKRNIKIVSLVIAAFFVLGILGMALSQTTSVGSAAAANSGVGVVNWQSLVVQHPDMATLKTSMDTEVATAKKEFEEKAKTLNQEEQQRYYMQLQERLANKERELMVPLMDKINAAIKKVATTKGLSVVVDKQSVIYGGTDITEDVIKAYK; encoded by the coding sequence ATGAGTATGGACAAATTAAGAGACAAGAGAAATATAAAAATAGTTTCCCTTGTAATTGCAGCATTTTTTGTGCTAGGAATTTTAGGGATGGCTTTATCGCAAACAACTAGCGTAGGTTCTGCGGCAGCGGCAAATTCAGGGGTGGGTGTTGTTAATTGGCAATCTCTGGTAGTGCAACATCCAGATATGGCAACTTTGAAAACTAGCATGGATACTGAAGTAGCAACCGCTAAAAAAGAATTTGAAGAAAAAGCAAAAACTTTAAACCAAGAAGAACAACAACGTTACTATATGCAATTACAAGAACGTTTAGCAAATAAAGAACGGGAATTAATGGTGCCATTAATGGATAAGATTAATGCTGCAATTAAAAAAGTTGCCACTACTAAAGGCTTAAGTGTAGTAGTTGATAAACAAAGTGTTATTTATGGCGGCACAGATATTACCGAAGACGTTATTAAAGCTTATAAATAA
- a CDS encoding BamA/OMP85 family outer membrane protein, producing the protein MKKVIIGSRLKKTLLATCLTTAIGFGVWENVILAAEPETINAATTAVQQETTKQESVEGKTVVKVAVQGNKLIESGLLESVVSLKPGMSLTKQALDNDLQAIYSLGWFYDVQPEYNLVPEGVQVVYRVLENPIFSKLEIQGNSVYKNVELANMITLPKNKIINSVELNKSIRAIEAKYKQDGYILTRISDVKMNEDGTLKLTVNEGNVEGFSVKGNKKTKAYVVTREMRLKVGKPFNSKDARRSIQRIYNLGYFEDVNVKLNPGRNPNAVEVEVSVVEMNTGTFGIGAGYSNSDGFVGIVSLGDKNFRGTGDKVNIRWEFGGESNKNYEFGYVRPWLDKKETALGLSIYDATNEYQEYNDDSSDKARYDKKRRGYELTLSRPQSEHVTNFVTYKDREDTYVKAIEGHEPQYYRDNPGKISENFGLTRSVTLMRVVDTRDSVHNPSEGTKVSVGAEFAGMSGDFNFNKYFLDSRWYFKQNNDHVIAVKFDAGYADGTMPLSQRFSLGGAETLRGYKDDQFKGYKMMSGTLEYRFPVVKKVQGVVFSDAGYAWNKGVNMDLSDIKTSIGVGFRITSPLGPVRLDYAIGEEEGRFHFSFGGQF; encoded by the coding sequence ATGAAAAAGGTTATCATCGGAAGTAGATTAAAAAAGACGTTATTGGCGACTTGCTTAACTACAGCTATTGGGTTTGGTGTATGGGAAAATGTTATTTTAGCGGCAGAACCAGAAACGATAAATGCGGCTACTACAGCTGTCCAACAAGAAACAACTAAACAAGAAAGCGTGGAAGGGAAAACTGTAGTTAAAGTTGCGGTTCAAGGCAATAAATTGATTGAAAGTGGTTTGCTGGAGAGTGTTGTCTCTTTAAAACCGGGCATGAGTTTGACTAAACAAGCACTAGATAATGACTTGCAAGCAATATATAGCTTAGGCTGGTTTTATGATGTGCAACCAGAATATAATTTGGTCCCCGAAGGCGTTCAAGTTGTATATCGGGTATTAGAAAACCCCATTTTTTCTAAATTAGAAATTCAAGGTAACTCTGTATATAAAAATGTAGAGTTGGCTAATATGATAACCCTACCTAAAAATAAGATTATCAATTCGGTGGAGTTAAATAAAAGCATTCGCGCCATTGAAGCTAAATATAAGCAAGATGGGTATATTTTAACGCGGATTAGCGATGTAAAAATGAACGAAGATGGAACCTTGAAACTTACTGTAAATGAAGGTAATGTAGAAGGGTTTAGTGTGAAGGGCAACAAAAAAACCAAAGCCTACGTAGTCACTAGAGAAATGCGGTTAAAAGTTGGGAAACCTTTTAACTCGAAAGATGCGCGCCGCAGTATTCAACGGATTTACAATTTAGGCTACTTTGAAGATGTTAATGTAAAGCTTAATCCTGGACGTAATCCGAATGCCGTAGAAGTTGAAGTTAGCGTTGTGGAGATGAATACAGGTACTTTTGGTATTGGTGCCGGTTATAGCAATAGTGATGGGTTTGTCGGTATTGTAAGCTTGGGTGATAAGAATTTCCGTGGTACGGGCGATAAAGTTAATATTCGTTGGGAATTTGGCGGCGAAAGCAATAAAAACTATGAATTTGGTTATGTACGCCCTTGGCTAGATAAAAAAGAAACAGCTTTAGGTTTATCAATTTATGATGCTACAAATGAATATCAAGAATATAATGATGATTCTAGTGATAAAGCTCGTTATGATAAAAAACGTCGTGGTTATGAATTAACCTTAAGTCGTCCACAATCAGAGCATGTAACCAATTTTGTGACCTATAAAGATCGGGAAGATACTTATGTAAAAGCGATTGAAGGTCATGAACCTCAATATTATCGTGATAACCCTGGGAAAATTTCTGAAAACTTTGGTTTAACTCGTAGTGTTACTTTGATGCGAGTAGTGGATACTAGAGATAGTGTACATAACCCTAGTGAAGGCACAAAAGTTTCCGTAGGGGCTGAATTTGCAGGAATGTCTGGTGATTTTAACTTTAATAAATATTTCTTAGACAGTCGCTGGTATTTTAAGCAAAACAATGATCATGTTATTGCGGTTAAATTTGACGCGGGCTATGCGGATGGGACAATGCCCTTGAGTCAAAGATTTTCTTTGGGTGGGGCAGAAACTTTGCGCGGCTATAAAGATGATCAATTTAAAGGCTATAAAATGATGTCAGGTACCTTGGAATATCGCTTCCCAGTTGTGAAAAAAGTACAAGGGGTAGTGTTCTCCGATGCTGGTTATGCTTGGAATAAAGGCGTGAATATGGATTTAAGTGATATAAAAACTAGTATTGGTGTGGGCTTTAGAATTACCTCGCCTTTAGGTCCAGTGCGCTTAGATTATGCGATTGGTGAAGAAGAAGGTCGCTTCCATTTCAGCTTTGGCGGTCAGTTCTAG
- a CDS encoding sigma-70 family RNA polymerase sigma factor, producing MLKQYLQELKKIVLLEKAEEQLLWQAYAAGCIESRTKLATAYQPLVFKTALAFGLAENLTLELVQEGNLALIECIERYDYTKEVAFSLFALHRIRGQMIDYLKKNSREVESWSELSQESLVEPGKSAQTLLEEEYIAQKLQEALAKLPIKEQEVLAGIYFQEQEVAALAAQINVTPAYIYKLRKQGINRIRGMLARVWQNFK from the coding sequence TTGTTAAAACAATATTTGCAGGAATTAAAAAAAATTGTTTTGTTAGAAAAGGCTGAGGAACAACTTTTGTGGCAAGCTTATGCTGCAGGTTGCATTGAAAGCAGAACTAAATTAGCAACAGCCTATCAACCCTTAGTTTTTAAGACGGCCTTAGCCTTTGGTCTTGCGGAAAATTTAACATTGGAATTAGTGCAAGAAGGTAATTTAGCCCTAATAGAATGTATTGAACGCTATGACTATACTAAAGAAGTAGCTTTTAGCTTATTTGCCCTACATAGAATTCGTGGGCAAATGATTGATTATCTAAAAAAGAATTCCCGTGAGGTAGAGAGTTGGAGTGAACTTAGTCAGGAAAGTTTAGTTGAGCCTGGCAAGAGTGCCCAAACTCTCTTAGAAGAAGAATATATTGCGCAAAAACTTCAAGAAGCTTTGGCAAAATTACCAATTAAAGAGCAGGAAGTTTTGGCCGGTATATATTTTCAAGAACAAGAAGTCGCGGCTTTGGCCGCACAAATTAATGTTACCCCCGCCTATATTTATAAGTTGCGCAAACAAGGAATTAATCGAATAAGAGGGATGTTAGCGAGAGTTTGGCAAAATTTTAAATAA